Below is a window of Synechococcales cyanobacterium T60_A2020_003 DNA.
GGCGGTTAGCCAGCCAAACTAATGCGCTTGCGGCCTTAGCCACTCAGGCGGCTCGATCAGCATTAGAGATGGCGGATGTGGCTGCCGCAGATATTGACCTTATTATTCTGGCAACCTCGACTCCGGATGACTTATTTGGTACGGCGGGAGTGGTGCAAGTTGAGCTAGGTGCAGTCAAGGCCGCAGCGTTTGATCTCACAGCCGCCTGTTCAGGTTTTTTGTTCGGTTTAGTCACGGCAGCTCAGTTTATCCGTGCGGGTGCGTATCAGAACATTCTGGTGATTGGGGCAGATGTGTTGTCTCGCTGGACAGATTGGAGCGATCGCCGCACCTGCGTCCTTTTTGGAGACGGGGCTGGAGCCATTGTGGTGCAAGCGAACGAAACGGGCGATCGCCTTTTGGGCTTTGACCTACGCACAGACGGCACCCAAAATTCCTGCTTAACCCTTGGGTTTCAGGGTCAACCCCGTGACTTAACGGATGGCGTCACCATTCAGCAGGGCACATACCAACCCATTCAGATGAACGGTCAAGAGGTATACCGCTTTGCCGTGAAGAAAGTGCCAGAAATTATCGAGAAGGCCTTGTTCCGAGCGAATCTCAGTGCAGACCAAATTGATTGGCTCCTGCTCCATCAAGCGAATCAGCGTATTCTGGATGCCGCAGCACAACGGTTAGGGATTCCCCCTGAAAAGGTCATCAGCAACATGGCGAACTATGGCAACACCTCCGCCGCTTCCATCCCGCTTGCCTTGGATGAGTGGGTACGCCAAGGCAAAATCCAGCCGGGTCACATCATCGCATCATCGGGGTTTGGTGCTGGCTTAACGTGGGGCGCGGCGATCTTCCAGTGGGGACGTTAGCCCAACTTGACCTTCTCCTTTCAAGCATCAGGATTGGAATCCATCCAATGACCGAGGCCATGTAT
It encodes the following:
- a CDS encoding beta-ketoacyl-ACP synthase 3, whose amino-acid sequence is MTGISITGCGSATPEVALGNDGISRIVETSDEWIATRTGIRSRRLASQTNALAALATQAARSALEMADVAAADIDLIILATSTPDDLFGTAGVVQVELGAVKAAAFDLTAACSGFLFGLVTAAQFIRAGAYQNILVIGADVLSRWTDWSDRRTCVLFGDGAGAIVVQANETGDRLLGFDLRTDGTQNSCLTLGFQGQPRDLTDGVTIQQGTYQPIQMNGQEVYRFAVKKVPEIIEKALFRANLSADQIDWLLLHQANQRILDAAAQRLGIPPEKVISNMANYGNTSAASIPLALDEWVRQGKIQPGHIIASSGFGAGLTWGAAIFQWGR